The region AGAAGCTCTATCTTTGGAACTTTCATATCTACCTTCGCATTTAGCAGTTTGGATAATGCCGTTGTTGCATTACCAGCACCGATATTACCAATCTCTTTTAATACGTCAAACTGCATAGAATTTATAGTGTTAAAATCTTTATCAGACATAGGTACCTCAATTCCGGCGCATAACGCCTTTCTATAACGTGAGCAGTTTGTGCTAACGCACAAATTGCTCAACTTTTGTTATTTCACATCTGTTTCTCTTTCAATAATAACTGATGATAGATTTAATAATGAAATTAATCCATCTCCATGTTTCCCTACTCCTGCGAGATAAGACGCTTTTTCATCATTTGCACTGCTTGCAATCTTATCCACATTTTCATCATCAATGGTCACTACTTCTTTTACTTCATCAATAATAATTCCAATTGCTGACTGAGGTTCTAACTTGATGATCAAAATACGAGTAGCATTGGTTATTTCATCTGGTTCTAAGCCAAATTTTAATCGAAGGCTCATCACTGGGATAATTTCGCCTCGAATATTGATAACACCTTTAAAATACGGCTGCGCCTTTGGTACTCTCGTAATACGCTGCATTCTTACGATATTATCTACATATTGTATATTAATACCAAACTGTTCATTTCCTAGGGTAACAACAATGTATTGTTTTGAATCATTCCCTGTCACTTTGTTCGTTTCCATACTGCGTCCCCCCTATACCAAAGAATTTACATCAAGAATTAATGCGATTTCACCATCACCTAAGATGGTTGCACCACTTATCATCTTGCTGTTATTGATATATTTTCCGATTGATTTGATTACAATCTCAAGCTGCCCAATTAAGTTATCTACGACAAGTCCTGCAAGTTTGTCACCCTTCTTAACGATAACAACTGTTAAATCCTCAGTTTCCTTAAGGTTTTCTGTCACATCAAGAATCTTATTTAGACGTATTAATGGAATTACATTACCACGTAGGTGAATTACTTCTTTGGACTGTACGTACTTGATTTCCTTCGTTGCTACATTTTCAATTGTTTCAATGCTACCAAGTGGAATCGCATATTTCTCTGTTCCTAGTTCTACCATCAATGCCTGAATGATTGCAAGAGTTAGAGGTAGGCGAATAATGAAGTTACTTCCTTTCGAAAGAGTTGTCTTGGTTTCAATATTTCCACCTAACGTCTCAATCTTTGTTTTTACAACATCAAGACCTACACCTCGACCAGATACATCAGAGATAACTTCAGCAGTTGAAAAACTTGGACGGAATAACAAATCAATAATTTCTTTGTCTGTCATCGCAGCTGCTTGTTCTTCGGTTATCGTACCCTTATCGATGGCTTTATTTTTAATCTTTTCTACATTAATTCCAGAACCGTCATCCCTGACTTCTATTACAACATTATTACCTTCCTGATAAGCATCTAAGAAGATGGAACCAATCTCAGGTTTCCCAAGACTCATTCTCTCTTCATTACTTTCAAGTCCATGATCTGCTGCATTACGGAGAAGATGCATTAATGGATCACCGATTTCATCAATTACTGTACGATCTAATTCTGTATCTTCACCTGTCATGTATAATTCCATTTTCTTATCAAGTTTTTTGGATAAGTCACGGATCATACGTGGGAATCGATTCACTACACTTTCAATCGGTACCATTCGAACCTTCATTACGGATTGATGTAGATTCGTTGTAATTCTTTCTAAGTACTCAATCTGCTCATTAAAACCGCCCATTGCATCTGACTTCGTTTCCGTGCCATTCATAGAAACCAAACCATTTTTCGCAATAATAAGCTCACTCACAAGGTTCATTAAATCATCTAACTTTTCAATATCAACACGAACAGAACGGTTCACAACTGGTTTTGCAGCTTCTTTTTGTTTTGCAGTAGCTGCTGCACTCTTAGCATTATAGGAATTCTTTGATAAGGATTTTTGCTCTTGCTTTGACTCTAATTCATGTAATGTTTCCTCTTTGTGTTCACTCTTTGGAACTATAATTTCTGAGATATCAACACCATTGATTTCAGAAACATTAGAAACAACTTTCTCTACCTTACTCATAGATTCTTTTGTTAATAAGACAACAGAAAAATCTAGATCAAAGCGTTCATCTTCAATATCTTGAACTTCTGGCTTACTCTTAATGATGTCACCTAGTTCTTCTAATGCTTTGAATACTAAAAACGCTCTTGCTGCTTTTAAGATACAGGACTCTTGTATGTATATTGTTAAAGAATACGCATGTCCACCCTCTTCTAACATCTTTTCAACAGCACGTAATTCATGATCTGCAAGAGCAATATCAGCTTGTACTGATTCTTTTAAGTTTGAAACTTCAGCTGCACTTACTACTGATTTATGAGTCTCTTCTTTACTCTCAGTAGCATCTTGTGCAAAAGCTTTTACACCTTCCTCAAGAATACGATTTAAGCTTTTAATGATGTCCTCATTGTCTTCGGTACCTTCATCAGCAGAAGTAATAATACGGTCTAGATAAGATTCTAGTGCATCCAAACCTTTGAATAATACATCCACCAGTTCAGCCTTTACTTTCATTTTACCTGTACGAATTTCAGAAAATACATTTTCCATATCATGAGTAAGTCTTTGCATTCTCTTATAGCCCATTGTTCCAGCCATTCCTTTTAAGGAATGTGCAGAACGGAATATCTCATTTATCGTATCTTCATTCTCAGGTTCTTTTTCAAGAATCAACAATTGTTCATTTAAACTTTGAAGATGTTCCTTTGTTTCATCGATGAAAATCTCTAAATATTGACTTACATCCATCTCATTGCACCCCCACATTCTTCGTTATAGCATCTGCAACCATTTCCAGTGGTACAACTTCATCCACAAGTCCTGACTCGTAGATAACTTTTGGCATACCATAAACAGTACTAGTCGCTTCGTCTTGTGCTATTACGTAAATATTATTTTTCTCAGTCAGTTTCTTAATCCCCTGCGTTCCATCTCCACCCATACCGGTGAGAATTACACAAGTAATATCTTCATAATCTGTATCTACCAAGGATTCATACATGATATCTGCACATGGTTTTAAACCGTTCCGTGCTGCTTCCGTGGTTACAGACAAGGTATAGCCATCTCTTGACTTTACTATCCTTAACTGTGATCCACCTTTTGCTACATATACATATCCTTTTTGGATTAATTCACCATGTTCTGCTTCTTTTACTGTAAGAGCACATAGCTCATTCAATCGAGAAGCCAAGGAATTGGTAAATCCTTCAGGCATATGTTGTACAATAACAATCGGCGCATCTAAATTTGCCGGAAGTTTTGGGATTACTTGATGGAGCGCTTTCGGTCCACCGGTAGAACAAGCCAAAGCAACTATTTTCTTTGCGCTATTTAAAACCCTGACATGGCTTTTTCGTTCTATGAAAGCCTTTGGCTTAGTTATCCGATCATGAGTTTGCGTATTTAATGTCGTTAATACAGTTCTCGTCTTATCCGCTACTTTAAATTCAGTTGGCGGTACCAGCTCTGTTGCAAAGGTAAGGGCTGTTAGTATTTTTTCTTTAAACGCACCATCTTTTGCCTCTATGTAACTTTCTGGTTTTGTTACGAAATCAAATGCTCCAAGCTCAAGGCAACGAATAGTCTCTTTAGCTCCCTCTTTTGCTAGTGTACTAACCATTATGATTTTTAACTTTAACCGCATTTTATTTAGCTGTTCCAACAATTGAATACCATTCATCTTAGGCATATTAATGTCAAGTAGAATTGCATCGTATTTCGTCGGATTTAAAGTAATGAGGTCAAAGCCTTCCAAACCATTTGTTGCAACATCACTTATGCTGAATCTCTTGTCACTTCTAATTATATCAGATATGAGCCTTCTCATAAGTGCAGAGTCATCAATCACCAAAATATTTTTTATCATATCGTACTCCATTCTATTGATAGGCTAGTTTGCACTATAATTTTCCCTGTTCCATTGTAAATGAACTATCAAGTATATCGTCTATAAATTAACTTAAATCTAATTGACGATACACTAGTTTAACCTATTTTCTTTGTTTCGGCGTTTACGTTCTTCTTCGAAGATATAACGTACGATAGCCTCTCTCTCGTCATTCTTAATATTTAAGAAAACAATACGTTTTGCATATATATTTGGAAGATTTTTTGCTTCTGAACAACTAATGACTTTAGCAAAGATAAGAAATTTCTTAGGACCACTTTCCAATGTAAATTTTACTTGTATTATATCATCCTTATTACAAACCTCTTTGGAGTTAAATTTCAAACCACCACCGCTTAAGTCCACCATAAAACCATCTTGCCAAATTTGTGTCTTATTTGTCTGAAGCTTTTCCATGATTTCTTGTATATTTGATTTATTAATGAAGCTGTTTTGCAGCTTTTTTATTTCATCCCATTCATCTTCCGCTAAAACGCGAAAAGACATATCTTGCACTATATCAAGGCGAAAAAATTGCCTTCTTTGCTGCTTTTCTAAATCTGATATAATCTGAATCTGTGCAGCATAAGCGCTCTGAATACGAAATCTTTTTATTACTTTCGCCTTACATTGGTAAAAGCCATTCTTATTATATATGTAAATAAGATAGTATTCTCCGATTTCCAAAGGGATTAACCTACTATTTTCGATTGGGATAGCAATAGATGCATAATCAGCCTCATTTAACTCATATACCACACTTACATGGCGTTTTGATTCATTTATTATATTACCTTGATTGTTGATTTTAACTAATTCTATCTTATCACCAACTGAAGCTATATCTTTAAACATTCTCTCCCTCCCTTTATTATTTATCTTTAGGTTGACATTCCTCTACGTATTAAGCTCGCAAAGATTCGTTTTATTCCCCTAGTTTCATTCGGTATCTTTATGTCACCTTGGTGAATACGTTCTGCCAAGGTATTTATTGCTTTTGCAGCTACTGAATTTGGAAATGCCATTATTATAGGTTTTTGCTGCATAATAGCTTGAGAAACAGCTCTATCCTGTGGTATACCTCCAAGATACTCCATCTCAATATCAAGGAACTTCTTCCCCACTGAATTTAACTTATTATAAATCTCTTTCCCTTCTTCTTCGGTATAAATTCGATTGGAAATTAATTTAATTACAGTTTCCTCTTTATTAAAATTTTCCCTACGATACAGTGCTTTTAAAACAGCATAAGCGTCTGTGATCGAGGTTGGTTCAGGAGTAGTAACTAAAAGGACCTCAGAACTAACAGAAACAAATTCCATTACAAGGTCAGATATTCCTGCCCCAGTATCCACAATGATGATATCTGCCAAATCGTCCAGATAGTCCATCTTCTCAATAAGATACATTATTTGTTCTTTCGTTAATCTTGTTAGTTCTGCAATTCCTGAACCTCCTGAGATAAAACCAACGTTTTGTGGGCCCTGTGTTATAATGTCTTTTAACTCTTTCCCTTGAAACATTAAATCTGCAAGATTATATTTCGGCCTTATACCTAACATTACTTCAATATTTGCAAGGCCAAAATCAGCATCAAGAATTAATACACGATTTCCTAATCGGCTAAGAGCAATTGCTAGATTTAGTGATGTACTCGATTTACCAACGCCGCCTTTTCCACTCGTAATCGTGATAACTCTTGCAGTTCCTCTTGGACGCGTCTGCTGATTCACTAATCTCCTTAACTGTTCTGCTTGATCCATTTATTCATTGCCTCCCAATAATTGCCGTGCAATACTTTGAGCGTCAAGTTTTTCGATATCATCTGGTACGTTTTGTCCAAATGTTGCATAAGACAATGGTGCATTGGTATACATACGAATATTAAAGATATTACCGATACCTATTGTCTCATCAAGCTTGGTAAAAATCAGTCGATAATTTACAATATCGGAATATGTGTCAGCAATGCGAATTAAATCTTTATATTTTGTTGTGGCACTTAATACTAGATATACTTCTCTATCTTCTTCAGGAACAATGTGAACTAATTTATCTATATCGTCTCTTTGTTCCTTACTCTTGTGAGATCTTCCAGCTGTATCAATCAATACAAGATCATAATCCTTAAACTCATCCATTGCTTCCTTCATCTCCGTCTCAGAATAAATAACACGAAGCGGAACATCTAAAATATCTGCATAGGTTTTTAATTGTTCAACAGCAGCAATACGATAGGTATCCGAAGTCATTAACGCTATCTTTGCTTGTTTTTCAACTTTATATGAAGATGCTATTTTAGCAATTGTAGTTGTTTTACCTACACCGGTTGGACCAATAAAATAAATAAACTTCGTTTTACCCCCCGAATATTCTATTGTTTTTGGTTGACCTAATTTTAAGATGATTTTTTGATAAAAGTTTCCAAGGATATAATCAATCGTCGTATCCTTCTTTAACATTGGATCAATCTCAGCTATAACCTGATTTGCATATTTTTCATCTACATCATGCGATATCAGTTGATTGTATACTAACTGAACACAAGAAAAATTCGGGTTTAATTCCTCAACCTTTTTCTTTTCTTTTACTTCTACCTTTTCTTCATGTTTAACCGTTTTGATTAACTGTTCTTCTAACATATTTTGTAGATTATTCAGCTTCTCTTCAATTGCAGATGGTTCTTTTACCAAACCTACTTCTTCTTTCGATTGATTTACATGAAACCCTCGATTAAACGAGCTATTTAATTGAGGGTTGATTCTTATGTTATCGTTCGAAGGAATTTCACCATCATTATGTGCCTGCGTTTCATCAATAGCAGCAGTCACTTCTACAAGAGGCTTGCGAAAAAGTTTAAATATTCCCTTAGGTGATATTGTTTTTATATTCATTACAATTGCATCTTTCCCTAGTTCTTCTTTCGCTAACAGTATAGCCTCTTTTTCCGAAGTAGCCTGGAACTTTTTAATATTCATTATGCAGTCACCATCCCAACTGATTGTAATTCAACATTGGATTCAATTTCATTATACGAAATGACAATTAAATCATTAAAATATTCCTTCGTAAGCTTTTTAAAATACATACGAACGATAGGTGAAGTAATAATAATAGGGTTTTTCCCTAAATTCTCTAATTTCTCAACCTCATCTTTTACTGATTTCATTATACTTTGAGTTTTTTCAGGGTCTATTGCAAGGAAAGCTCCCTGTTCCGTCTGCTTCACACTATTCATAATTTCTTGTTCTACCTTAGGATCAAGTGTTACCACGGAAGTCATCTCATTTGGCCCAAAGTACTTATTAGAAATCGCACGTTTCAGACTTTGACGCACATATTCTGTTAATACATCGGTATCTCTGGTTGTTGGTGCATAATCCGCTAAAGTTTCAAATATTGTTACTAAATCACGAATTGAAATTCCTTCTTTTAATAAGTTCTGTAATACCTTTTGTATCTCACCAACGCCAAGCAATTTTGGAACAAGTTCAGATACTAACGTATGATTTGCTTCGGTTATGTTGGTGATAAGATTTTGAACATCCTGTCTTGTAAGCAGCTCATCCAAATGACCCCTGATAACTTCTGTTAAATGAGTCGCAATAATGGATGGCGGATCGACAACAGTATAACCAAAGGATTCCGCACGCTCTCTCTGACTTTCAGTAATCCATAGTGCTGGTAAGTGGAACGATGGTTCGAAGGTAGGGATACCTGTAATTTCTTCTTCAACATAACCAGGGTTCATCGCCATATAGTGGTCGAATAATATTTCACCTTCACTTAACGGGATTCCTTTAATCTTAATCACATATTGATTTGGATTTAGCTGTATGTTATCTCTAAGACGTATGGTAGGAACAACACAGCCTAATTCTAATGCGATCTGACGTCTGATCAAAACAACTCGATCTAAAAGGTCACCACCTTGATTTACGTCAGCAAGTGGTATA is a window of Lachnoclostridium phytofermentans ISDg DNA encoding:
- a CDS encoding chemotaxis protein CheW, whose translation is METNKVTGNDSKQYIVVTLGNEQFGINIQYVDNIVRMQRITRVPKAQPYFKGVINIRGEIIPVMSLRLKFGLEPDEITNATRILIIKLEPQSAIGIIIDEVKEVVTIDDENVDKIASSANDEKASYLAGVGKHGDGLISLLNLSSVIIERETDVK
- a CDS encoding chemotaxis protein CheA translates to MDVSQYLEIFIDETKEHLQSLNEQLLILEKEPENEDTINEIFRSAHSLKGMAGTMGYKRMQRLTHDMENVFSEIRTGKMKVKAELVDVLFKGLDALESYLDRIITSADEGTEDNEDIIKSLNRILEEGVKAFAQDATESKEETHKSVVSAAEVSNLKESVQADIALADHELRAVEKMLEEGGHAYSLTIYIQESCILKAARAFLVFKALEELGDIIKSKPEVQDIEDERFDLDFSVVLLTKESMSKVEKVVSNVSEINGVDISEIIVPKSEHKEETLHELESKQEQKSLSKNSYNAKSAAATAKQKEAAKPVVNRSVRVDIEKLDDLMNLVSELIIAKNGLVSMNGTETKSDAMGGFNEQIEYLERITTNLHQSVMKVRMVPIESVVNRFPRMIRDLSKKLDKKMELYMTGEDTELDRTVIDEIGDPLMHLLRNAADHGLESNEERMSLGKPEIGSIFLDAYQEGNNVVIEVRDDGSGINVEKIKNKAIDKGTITEEQAAAMTDKEIIDLLFRPSFSTAEVISDVSGRGVGLDVVKTKIETLGGNIETKTTLSKGSNFIIRLPLTLAIIQALMVELGTEKYAIPLGSIETIENVATKEIKYVQSKEVIHLRGNVIPLIRLNKILDVTENLKETEDLTVVIVKKGDKLAGLVVDNLIGQLEIVIKSIGKYINNSKMISGATILGDGEIALILDVNSLV
- the cheB gene encoding chemotaxis-specific protein-glutamate methyltransferase CheB, with the translated sequence MIKNILVIDDSALMRRLISDIIRSDKRFSISDVATNGLEGFDLITLNPTKYDAILLDINMPKMNGIQLLEQLNKMRLKLKIIMVSTLAKEGAKETIRCLELGAFDFVTKPESYIEAKDGAFKEKILTALTFATELVPPTEFKVADKTRTVLTTLNTQTHDRITKPKAFIERKSHVRVLNSAKKIVALACSTGGPKALHQVIPKLPANLDAPIVIVQHMPEGFTNSLASRLNELCALTVKEAEHGELIQKGYVYVAKGGSQLRIVKSRDGYTLSVTTEAARNGLKPCADIMYESLVDTDYEDITCVILTGMGGDGTQGIKKLTEKNNIYVIAQDEATSTVYGMPKVIYESGLVDEVVPLEMVADAITKNVGVQ
- a CDS encoding flagellar brake protein — translated: MFKDIASVGDKIELVKINNQGNIINESKRHVSVVYELNEADYASIAIPIENSRLIPLEIGEYYLIYIYNKNGFYQCKAKVIKRFRIQSAYAAQIQIISDLEKQQRRQFFRLDIVQDMSFRVLAEDEWDEIKKLQNSFINKSNIQEIMEKLQTNKTQIWQDGFMVDLSGGGLKFNSKEVCNKDDIIQVKFTLESGPKKFLIFAKVISCSEAKNLPNIYAKRIVFLNIKNDEREAIVRYIFEEERKRRNKENRLN
- a CDS encoding MinD/ParA family protein, whose translation is MDQAEQLRRLVNQQTRPRGTARVITITSGKGGVGKSSTSLNLAIALSRLGNRVLILDADFGLANIEVMLGIRPKYNLADLMFQGKELKDIITQGPQNVGFISGGSGIAELTRLTKEQIMYLIEKMDYLDDLADIIIVDTGAGISDLVMEFVSVSSEVLLVTTPEPTSITDAYAVLKALYRRENFNKEETVIKLISNRIYTEEEGKEIYNKLNSVGKKFLDIEMEYLGGIPQDRAVSQAIMQQKPIIMAFPNSVAAKAINTLAERIHQGDIKIPNETRGIKRIFASLIRRGMST
- the flhF gene encoding flagellar biosynthesis protein FlhF, which gives rise to MNIKKFQATSEKEAILLAKEELGKDAIVMNIKTISPKGIFKLFRKPLVEVTAAIDETQAHNDGEIPSNDNIRINPQLNSSFNRGFHVNQSKEEVGLVKEPSAIEEKLNNLQNMLEEQLIKTVKHEEKVEVKEKKKVEELNPNFSCVQLVYNQLISHDVDEKYANQVIAEIDPMLKKDTTIDYILGNFYQKIILKLGQPKTIEYSGGKTKFIYFIGPTGVGKTTTIAKIASSYKVEKQAKIALMTSDTYRIAAVEQLKTYADILDVPLRVIYSETEMKEAMDEFKDYDLVLIDTAGRSHKSKEQRDDIDKLVHIVPEEDREVYLVLSATTKYKDLIRIADTYSDIVNYRLIFTKLDETIGIGNIFNIRMYTNAPLSYATFGQNVPDDIEKLDAQSIARQLLGGNE